A stretch of Pseudoliparis swirei isolate HS2019 ecotype Mariana Trench chromosome 14, NWPU_hadal_v1, whole genome shotgun sequence DNA encodes these proteins:
- the LOC130204561 gene encoding AMSH-like protease — MDEPAEGQSEADTHTHTHTHAHTHTHTHTMEQGFSFHTWRALAAEPAYTDVSLPAAQRVRALAKMGRGVEVSQEVAPRRYLRCGVEMERRAEAYLEEGRLENAYVLYTKFITLFVEKLPAHKDYRLCSLQEKRTIMQVWTPRPLDLDP, encoded by the exons ATGGACGAGCCAGCTGAgggccaatcagaggctgacacacacacacacacacacacacacgcacacacacacacacacacacacaccatggagcAAGGCTTCAGCTTCCATacgtgg AGGGCGCTGGCGGCGGAGCCGGCCTACACCGACGTGTCCCTGCCGGCGGCGCAGCGCGTGCGTGCGTTAGCTAAGATGGGCCGCGGCGTGGAGGTCAGCCAGGAGGTGGCGCCGCGCCGCTACCTGCGCTGCGGCGTGGAGATGGAGCGCCGGGCGGAGGCGTACCTGGAGGAGGGCCGGCTGGAGAACGCCTACGTGCTCTACACCAAGTTCATCAC TCTGTTCGTAGAGAAGCTGCCGGCCCACAAGGACTACCGGCTCTGCAGCCTCCAGGAGAAGAGGACCATCATGCAGGTCTGGAcccctagacccctagacctggacccctag